CGCCCTGCGTCATTCGATGCATCCCGCGATGCATCACGCGCTCGCGCGGATGAACACCCAGAGCGCGATGGAGAGCACGAGCGCCACCACCGCGCGCACCACGACCATGGAGGAGATCCGCATCGGAGCGTGGCTCAGGATTTCGGTTGGGCGAGCAGTTGTTCGAGCAGCCGGCGATTGCCCTCGGAGGCCCAGTCGTCGGCCCCGATCCACTTCTTGCGGATCATGCCCTCGCGGTCGAGCACGAACGTCTCGGGCACGCCGGTCGTGCGATAGATCCCCTGAATGGATCCGGTTCCGTCGTGCAGGACGTCGAATGTGATGCCGTACTCCTTCACGAAATCGCGGATCTTCTGACCGGCGTCGGCGTCGTCCACGCTGATGGCGACGATCTTGAGGCCCTTGGGCCCCAGATCCTTGTACAACGCTTCCATGCTCGGCATTTCCGCGCGGCAGGGAATGCACCAGGTGGCCCAGATGTTCAGCACCACCACGTCGCCCCGATAGTCGGTGAGCGATTTGGGGCGGCCGGGTTCCTCGAGGGTCTGCGCGATGAAACCCGGCGCGTTGGAGCCCACCGTGACACTGGTGAGTTCGTCCTTCAGGAAATGCGATGCCGCGAACGCGCCGCCGCCGAGCAGGGCGACGATGGCGAGCACGACGAGCCACTGTTGTTTGACGGTCATACCGACTCCGTGCACAGATTGCGCAGCACCGCGATCTCGGCCTGCGGATTGGCGGCACCGAAGATGGCGTTGCCGGCCACGAACGTGTCGGCGCC
The window above is part of the Gemmatimonas aurantiaca genome. Proteins encoded here:
- a CDS encoding TlpA disulfide reductase family protein, whose translation is MTVKQQWLVVLAIVALLGGGAFAASHFLKDELTSVTVGSNAPGFIAQTLEEPGRPKSLTDYRGDVVVLNIWATWCIPCRAEMPSMEALYKDLGPKGLKIVAISVDDADAGQKIRDFVKEYGITFDVLHDGTGSIQGIYRTTGVPETFVLDREGMIRKKWIGADDWASEGNRRLLEQLLAQPKS